A region from the Candidatus Stygibacter australis genome encodes:
- a CDS encoding DNA gyrase subunit A, whose translation MIHDRSRIEAIEIDEVLKKAYLEYSMSVIVSRALPDVRDGLKPSQRRILFAMHELNLTPGKGFRKCAKISGDTSGNYHPHGEQVIYPTLVRMAQPWSLRYMLVDGQGNFGSQDGDPPAAMRYTEARLQKAAVDLLADLEKETVDYQTNYDDTRQEPKVFPSKFPNLMVNGSSGIAVGMATNMAPHNCNEICDGIIAMVDNPDMEPADLRNYVQGPDFPTGGYIIGKSGIRDYFETGHGRVICRAKAGIETKNNGAESIIVTEIPYMLSKTL comes from the coding sequence ATGATACACGATAGATCAAGAATCGAAGCAATAGAAATAGACGAAGTATTAAAGAAAGCGTATCTGGAATATTCCATGAGCGTGATCGTGTCTCGGGCTCTGCCAGATGTGCGGGATGGTTTGAAACCTTCTCAACGGAGAATTTTATTTGCCATGCACGAACTGAACCTTACCCCTGGTAAAGGTTTTCGTAAATGTGCAAAAATCTCTGGTGATACTTCAGGTAATTATCATCCTCATGGTGAGCAGGTGATCTACCCGACCTTAGTGAGAATGGCACAACCCTGGAGTTTGCGCTATATGCTGGTAGATGGACAGGGTAATTTTGGTAGTCAGGATGGTGATCCACCTGCTGCCATGCGTTATACAGAAGCCAGACTGCAGAAAGCTGCAGTAGATTTGCTGGCTGATCTTGAAAAGGAAACAGTAGATTATCAGACAAACTATGATGACACCCGTCAGGAACCTAAAGTATTTCCTTCCAAGTTTCCTAATCTTATGGTAAATGGTTCTTCTGGAATAGCTGTGGGTATGGCAACGAATATGGCTCCCCATAATTGCAACGAAATCTGTGACGGCATTATTGCCATGGTAGATAATCCTGATATGGAACCTGCTGATCTGCGGAATTACGTACAAGGACCGGATTTCCCAACTGGTGGTTATATAATTGGCAAGAGCGGGATACGTGATTATTTTGAGACTGGTCATGGCAGAGTGATTTGTAGAGCCAAGGCAGGAATAGAGACCAAAAACAATGGTGCTGAATCTATTATCGTTACGGAAATACCGTATATGCTGAGCAAGACACTA
- the gyrB gene encoding DNA topoisomerase (ATP-hydrolyzing) subunit B, translated as MTDNNYDASNIKVLKGLEAVRKRPAMYIGGTTERGLHHLIYEVVDNSIDEALGGFCDQIDVIIHRDGYATIIDNGRGIPVEMHKVEKIPAVEVVMTVLHAGGKFDNKSYKVSGGLHGVGVSVVNALSEKLEVYIKKNGKRYFQRYCKGIPETKLEIIEEGMDPEETGTMVRFIPDNTIFETTTFSFDYLSVRLRELAFLNRGLKISLKDERTEKTHVFKYDGGIIEFVAYLNTNKKPLAAEPLFIEGGRDDIHFEVALQYNESYQENILSFANNINTIEGGTHLSGFKAALTRSVNTYIRNDTSMSKEKVMPQGSDIREGITAVISVKVGNPQFEGQTKTKLQNSDVESVISSVVYEKMMTYFEEHPVEAKAICMKAQLGARSREAARKARELTRRKSVLESGSLPGKLADCSIQDPSQTEIFLVEGDSAGGSAKMGRDRTFQAILSLWGKMLNTEKARIDKVLGNEKIHPIILALGAGIGQEFDISRLRYNKVIIMADADVDGQHIATLLLTFFFRYMRPLVEEGHIFIARPPLFLIRKGKSKRYVYSMDERNKVIEEFGGSKGLHIQRYKGLGEMNPEQLWETTLDPERRILTAVRINDAIEADRMFTILMGEDVEPRRAFIEENAVYAEIDV; from the coding sequence ATGACTGATAATAATTATGATGCCAGTAATATCAAGGTGCTGAAGGGACTGGAGGCAGTGCGGAAACGTCCTGCCATGTATATTGGCGGTACGACAGAGCGAGGGCTTCACCATCTGATCTATGAAGTAGTAGATAATAGTATTGATGAGGCTTTAGGTGGATTTTGTGATCAGATTGACGTAATTATTCACCGCGATGGTTATGCCACTATCATTGATAATGGACGCGGTATTCCTGTAGAGATGCATAAAGTTGAAAAGATCCCGGCAGTAGAGGTGGTTATGACTGTATTGCATGCTGGTGGTAAATTTGACAATAAGTCCTATAAGGTATCCGGCGGACTTCATGGAGTTGGGGTTTCAGTGGTAAATGCGCTTTCAGAAAAACTGGAAGTATATATCAAGAAAAACGGTAAGCGCTATTTTCAAAGATACTGCAAAGGTATTCCAGAGACAAAGCTGGAAATCATTGAAGAGGGCATGGATCCAGAAGAAACTGGTACTATGGTTCGGTTCATACCTGACAACACAATCTTTGAGACGACAACATTCAGTTTTGATTATCTCAGTGTCCGTTTACGTGAATTGGCATTTTTGAATAGAGGTCTTAAAATCTCGTTAAAAGATGAAAGAACCGAAAAGACCCATGTATTTAAATATGATGGTGGTATAATCGAATTTGTGGCATATTTGAATACGAATAAAAAGCCCCTGGCTGCAGAACCATTATTCATAGAAGGTGGCAGGGATGATATTCATTTTGAAGTTGCTTTGCAATATAATGAAAGCTATCAGGAAAATATCCTGAGTTTTGCCAATAATATCAACACGATAGAGGGAGGAACACATCTAAGTGGATTCAAGGCAGCCCTCACACGTTCAGTAAACACTTATATCCGTAACGATACTTCGATGAGCAAAGAGAAAGTTATGCCTCAGGGTAGTGATATCAGAGAAGGAATTACGGCAGTAATATCTGTAAAAGTAGGAAATCCTCAATTTGAAGGGCAAACCAAGACAAAGCTGCAGAATTCAGATGTGGAAAGTGTTATCAGTTCAGTAGTATATGAAAAAATGATGACCTATTTTGAAGAACATCCTGTGGAAGCCAAGGCAATCTGCATGAAAGCACAATTGGGAGCTCGCAGTCGTGAGGCAGCCAGGAAAGCCAGAGAGCTTACCCGACGTAAATCAGTTCTTGAAAGTGGCAGCCTGCCAGGTAAGCTGGCAGATTGCTCAATTCAGGATCCCTCCCAGACTGAGATATTCCTGGTGGAGGGAGATTCTGCTGGTGGTTCTGCTAAGATGGGTAGAGACCGAACTTTTCAGGCGATCTTATCATTATGGGGCAAAATGCTGAACACGGAGAAAGCTCGCATAGATAAAGTATTGGGTAATGAGAAGATACATCCGATCATTCTGGCACTTGGTGCTGGAATAGGTCAGGAATTTGATATCAGCCGGCTGCGCTACAACAAAGTGATCATCATGGCGGATGCGGATGTGGACGGTCAGCACATTGCCACTTTGCTGTTAACTTTCTTTTTCCGTTACATGCGTCCATTGGTAGAAGAAGGTCATATATTTATAGCACGTCCTCCACTGTTTTTGATCCGCAAAGGCAAGAGCAAGCGATACGTGTATTCCATGGATGAACGCAATAAAGTAATAGAAGAATTTGGTGGTTCCAAGGGCTTGCATATCCAGCGATACAAAGGTTTGGGTGAGATGAATCCTGAGCAGTTATGGGAAACCACGCTTGATCCGGAACGCCGGATACTCACAGCCGTTCGCATAAATGACGCAATTGAAGCAGACCGAATGTTCACCATACTGATGGGTGAAGACGTGGAACCGCGCCGGGCATTCATCGAAGAAAATGCCGTATATGCGGAAATAGATGTTTAG